In Pleurocapsa sp. PCC 7319, the following are encoded in one genomic region:
- a CDS encoding CHAT domain-containing protein, producing MQRRILVFIITVCLAVALHLPGQSQAPNALKLAQEAQQLYRTGKLVSAATTWQQAATIFQEQGDRLGASKSFINQAQALQELGLYPKACNTLLKAFEVQHPDCTDQQLEKLRQSLTTKANSKLTITQGIGLRSLGDVLRRRGMLAQSRKMLELSATATQNSPEWGSTLLALGNIEQALGNQVRDRWNYNKITEIIDRQDPELALEPYLKAFQAYEKTVADQLAKPLTQIQAQLNYLSLLIEIEDWWQEQTTRRIKSWQRLGQIGLTEAATNFSDLLTAKLAQTSSSLVTAIEDSWFNIAPSHQGIYARINYTKSLIKLGDRAQVESILNTALQQAQTIEDQIAESYALGYLGQHYGQTGQLTKAIALTNQALILAQAQNINGDAREVTYLWQSQLGQLLEQQGKTDEAIVAYTSAFNTLQSLRTDLNTNNQVVQFDFRQEVKPVYLKLANLLLQTDNNSSKLKSLTSLKSRNTQKDDSNNNLELARQVIESLQLAELDNYFQDPCSETADIAVTIDDLDSQAAVLYPIVLSDRLEVILSVAGKPLQRFSTPIAEKEVNQTLDLLYDSLYNQSVNNSAVNIFSTTPLNPKELEENTQTLLPTLKQVYSWLIEPLETELAAQQIHTLVFVLNGQLQNVPMAALYDGQQYLLEKYAVALAPSLQLLNTKQTARSKVKVLAAGLSEQVVIQGEIFPALANVPEELSKIKAIFPKSQQLLNQEFTTKSIEQQLQTDFSVIHLATHGLFSSDPQQTFIITGDRDIIDIETLSTLLRSSNGKKPELVVLSACDTATGDERAVLGLAGVAVRTGTSSTLASLWSVGDASTARLMSQFYREFENPSAKKADALQKAQLSLIESLRTNPPLPELKQLPPHPYYWAPYVLVGNWQ from the coding sequence ATGCAGCGTCGTATTTTAGTTTTTATTATTACAGTATGTTTGGCAGTCGCTCTTCATCTGCCAGGTCAATCTCAAGCACCTAATGCTCTAAAATTAGCGCAAGAAGCCCAGCAGCTTTATCGTACGGGTAAATTGGTTTCTGCCGCAACTACTTGGCAGCAGGCAGCGACTATATTTCAAGAACAGGGCGATCGCCTGGGAGCTAGTAAAAGTTTCATCAATCAAGCTCAAGCTTTGCAGGAATTGGGACTATATCCTAAAGCTTGTAACACTTTACTCAAAGCTTTTGAAGTCCAGCATCCTGATTGTACTGATCAACAGCTAGAGAAATTGCGGCAATCATTAACAACAAAAGCAAATTCTAAATTAACTATCACCCAAGGTATCGGCTTACGTAGTTTAGGAGATGTGCTGCGACGTAGAGGAATGCTCGCTCAATCTCGAAAAATGCTGGAATTGAGCGCAACAGCAACCCAAAATTCTCCTGAATGGGGGTCAACATTACTGGCATTAGGCAATATTGAACAAGCCTTAGGCAATCAGGTTCGAGATCGCTGGAATTACAACAAAATCACAGAAATTATTGACCGTCAAGATCCTGAACTGGCGTTAGAACCATATTTAAAAGCTTTTCAGGCTTATGAAAAAACTGTTGCCGACCAGCTTGCCAAACCGCTCACTCAAATTCAAGCTCAGCTTAATTATTTAAGTTTGTTAATTGAGATTGAAGACTGGTGGCAAGAACAAACCACTCGACGCATTAAATCTTGGCAACGGCTCGGGCAAATTGGCTTAACTGAAGCTGCAACAAACTTTTCTGACTTGTTAACGGCTAAATTAGCTCAAACTAGTTCTAGTTTAGTTACTGCTATTGAAGACAGTTGGTTCAATATAGCTCCTAGCCACCAAGGAATTTATGCTCGGATAAATTATACGAAAAGCCTAATTAAGCTGGGAGATCGAGCCCAAGTTGAATCAATTTTAAATACGGCTCTTCAACAAGCCCAAACTATAGAAGATCAAATCGCTGAGAGCTATGCTTTAGGATATCTTGGTCAACATTATGGTCAAACAGGTCAGTTGACCAAGGCGATCGCTTTAACTAATCAAGCTCTAATTTTGGCGCAAGCACAAAATATCAACGGTGATGCCAGAGAAGTTACTTATTTGTGGCAATCTCAATTAGGTCAACTATTAGAACAGCAGGGAAAAACTGATGAAGCGATCGTGGCTTATACTTCTGCCTTTAATACTCTCCAGTCACTGCGTACAGATTTGAACACGAATAATCAGGTCGTTCAATTTGACTTCCGCCAAGAGGTCAAACCCGTATATCTCAAGCTAGCAAATTTACTGTTACAGACAGATAACAATTCCTCAAAGCTTAAATCTCTTACCTCCCTCAAGTCCAGGAATACCCAAAAAGACGATTCTAATAACAATTTAGAGTTAGCTCGCCAAGTTATAGAATCTTTGCAGTTAGCAGAACTAGATAATTATTTTCAAGATCCTTGTTCGGAAACAGCCGATATCGCTGTGACTATTGATGATCTCGATTCTCAAGCTGCTGTACTTTATCCTATAGTATTGAGCGATCGCTTAGAGGTTATTCTCTCCGTAGCCGGAAAACCTTTACAAAGATTTAGCACCCCGATTGCCGAAAAAGAGGTCAACCAAACCTTAGATCTGCTTTACGATAGCTTATACAATCAAAGCGTCAACAATTCAGCGGTCAATATTTTTAGTACTACGCCCCTTAATCCCAAAGAATTAGAAGAAAATACTCAGACCCTATTACCAACGCTAAAACAAGTTTATAGTTGGTTGATTGAACCGTTAGAAACAGAATTGGCAGCTCAACAAATTCATACCTTAGTCTTTGTCCTCAATGGACAGTTACAAAACGTGCCGATGGCAGCACTTTACGATGGTCAGCAATACTTATTAGAAAAGTATGCGGTAGCCCTTGCTCCTAGTTTACAGTTGCTCAACACCAAACAAACAGCCAGAAGTAAGGTTAAAGTCCTAGCCGCAGGTTTGAGTGAGCAAGTAGTAATTCAGGGAGAAATTTTTCCGGCTTTAGCCAATGTTCCTGAAGAGTTAAGCAAAATCAAGGCTATTTTTCCTAAGTCCCAGCAGTTACTCAATCAAGAATTTACCACCAAAAGTATTGAGCAACAACTACAAACTGATTTTTCCGTGATTCATTTAGCCACCCATGGACTGTTTAGCTCCGATCCTCAACAAACATTTATTATCACAGGCGATCGCGATATTATTGACATTGAGACTCTTAGTACACTGTTAAGATCGAGCAATGGTAAAAAACCAGAATTAGTAGTACTTAGTGCTTGTGATACCGCTACAGGAGATGAAAGAGCTGTTTTAGGTCTAGCAGGAGTAGCAGTGCGCACGGGAACTAGCAGTACCTTAGCTTCTCTCTGGTCAGTTGGAGATGCTTCTACGGCTCGACTGATGAGTCAGTTTTATCGTGAGTTTGAAAATCCATCTGCTAAAAAAGCCGATGCTTTGCAGAAAGCCCAATTATCTCTAATTGAGTCATTACGAACTAACCCTCCTCTACCAGAGCTGAAACAATTACCCCCTCATCCCTATTATTGGGCTCCTTATGTTTTAGTAGGTAACTGGCAGTAA
- a CDS encoding ShlB/FhaC/HecB family hemolysin secretion/activation protein: MFAESRSSRPKVNLYLSVKSHKSLIDLADYPNKRLSSPQLKISQWEVLLYRTLILSWQLSASSQPQGIKKLFKLFSYSLIFLLAVFRQPNSVSAQSFEPLTPDRPQPRQPQPLPPRSNPLNESLNAPPVPESVLDIPGSIAVEQFQFAGNTVFSQAELKAAIANFTGQPISFAQLIQAANAITELYVARGYITSGAYVPEQNLDSGVVQIQIIEGSLAEIEVNVVKGRLDEDYIRNRLKRKTQTPLNINQLQEALQLLQLNPLIASLDAELSAGIEPGTNTLAVSVTGADTFSLQARLNNNRNPSIGTFERGIELREANLFGIGDGIRFAYYNTDGSNQYEGGYILPLNSRDGSLSFDFRIAKNQIVEPPFDDADIDINSRNYDLTWRQPILQKATPEVTQELALSLTASRRESDTSILDVPEALSPGANEDGEIRTSVLSLGQEWLQRNRKQVISARSQFNFGLNAFNATTSEEEPDSQFFAWRGQLSYLRLLSTPEGNPAIGSTILLRSQLQLAADPLIPTEQFSLGGATTVRGYRQDVLLTDNGFSAAAELRLPIAHFDKINTSLQFSPFIDFGTGWNADGESTEFSTLMGTGFGLLLVTEDRLSARIDWGIPLINHDLEDRTWQENGVYLQLDFSIF; the protein is encoded by the coding sequence ATGTTCGCTGAATCACGTTCTTCTAGACCCAAAGTTAATCTATATCTGTCCGTAAAATCACATAAGTCTTTAATTGATTTAGCAGACTATCCAAATAAACGATTAAGTAGTCCTCAGCTAAAGATTAGTCAATGGGAAGTTTTATTGTATCGGACTTTAATTCTTAGCTGGCAATTGTCTGCTTCTAGTCAACCCCAAGGCATTAAGAAGCTATTCAAACTATTTAGTTATAGCTTAATCTTTTTACTTGCTGTATTTCGTCAACCCAACTCAGTTTCAGCGCAGTCTTTCGAGCCGTTAACCCCTGATCGCCCTCAACCTCGGCAACCTCAGCCTCTACCACCTAGGTCTAATCCCTTAAATGAATCCCTGAATGCTCCTCCAGTACCCGAATCTGTTCTGGATATTCCTGGTTCTATTGCAGTCGAACAATTTCAGTTTGCTGGCAATACGGTCTTTAGCCAGGCAGAATTGAAGGCGGCGATCGCTAATTTTACAGGTCAACCAATTTCTTTTGCCCAACTAATTCAAGCCGCTAATGCCATTACTGAGCTTTATGTTGCCAGAGGCTACATTACTTCGGGAGCTTACGTACCAGAGCAAAATCTGGATTCAGGAGTAGTCCAAATTCAAATAATTGAGGGGAGCTTGGCAGAAATTGAAGTTAACGTTGTCAAGGGAAGGTTAGACGAAGACTACATTAGAAACCGTTTAAAGAGGAAAACTCAAACCCCTCTCAACATTAATCAACTTCAAGAAGCACTACAATTACTCCAACTCAACCCTTTAATCGCCAGCCTAGATGCGGAGCTATCAGCAGGAATAGAACCAGGTACTAATACTTTGGCAGTGTCAGTTACTGGAGCAGATACTTTTAGTTTACAAGCGAGATTAAACAATAATCGTAATCCAAGCATTGGCACCTTTGAAAGAGGTATTGAACTGAGAGAAGCAAATTTATTTGGTATTGGCGATGGCATTCGTTTTGCATATTACAATACTGACGGTAGTAACCAGTACGAGGGAGGTTATATTTTACCCCTGAATTCTCGTGACGGTTCCCTCAGCTTTGATTTCCGAATTGCTAAAAATCAAATTGTCGAACCACCCTTTGACGATGCTGATATTGATATCAATTCCCGTAATTATGATTTAACCTGGAGACAACCTATACTTCAAAAAGCCACTCCCGAAGTAACCCAGGAATTAGCTTTAAGCCTAACTGCATCTAGACGAGAAAGCGATACTTCAATTTTGGATGTTCCAGAAGCTCTCTCTCCCGGAGCCAATGAAGATGGCGAGATTCGCACTTCAGTTTTAAGTCTTGGTCAAGAATGGCTGCAGCGTAATCGTAAACAGGTTATTTCAGCTCGCTCTCAATTCAATTTCGGTCTAAATGCCTTCAACGCTACAACTAGTGAAGAAGAGCCCGACAGCCAGTTTTTTGCTTGGCGAGGACAGCTATCATATCTCAGATTACTAAGTACACCGGAAGGTAATCCGGCGATTGGGTCAACTATCCTATTGCGTTCTCAATTACAGTTAGCAGCAGATCCTTTGATCCCAACAGAGCAGTTTAGTTTAGGAGGTGCGACAACCGTACGCGGCTATCGTCAAGATGTTTTGCTAACGGATAATGGTTTCTCTGCTGCCGCAGAGTTGCGACTGCCTATTGCTCACTTTGACAAAATTAATACCAGTTTGCAGTTTAGTCCTTTTATCGATTTTGGTACGGGTTGGAATGCTGATGGTGAATCAACAGAGTTTAGTACTTTGATGGGAACAGGATTCGGGTTACTTTTAGTTACAGAAGACCGACTATCTGCTCGTATTGATTGGGGCATTCCTCTAATCAATCACGATTTAGAAGATCGCACTTGGCAAGAAAATGGAGTTTATTTGCAATTGGACTTTAGTATTTTTTAA